GCATGGGTATCGGGACCGGTATTGAAAGCGGCCGTGCGCCGGATCGACCCGCGGCGCTATAATGGCGCGACCTTACTCGGTTTGCGGGGGATTGTGATCAAGAGTCACGGCAGCGCCGATCAAGTCTCGTTTGCATACGCCATAGACGAGGCCGTCTTGGAGGTAGAGAAGCGCGTACCCGACCTTATCAGCAAAGACCTCGAACTCATCTTCGATCAGAGGCGGGCCGTTTGAGGTATTCCCGAATCATCGGTACCGGCGCGTATTTGCCGGAACGCGTCCTGACCAATGCCGATCTGGAGCGCATGATCGACACCAGCGACGAGTGGATCGTGGCGCGGACCGGCGTTCGTAAGCGGCATATCGCCGCGGAGGGTGAAAGCACCTGTGATCTTGCCGAGCGGGCGGCGCGCCTGGCTATCGAAGCGGCCGGTGTCGCGGTTAGCGATCTCGACTTAATCGTGTTGGCGACCACGACCCCGGATCGGATCTTTCCCAGTACCGCCTGTTTGCTGCAAGGACGCCTGGGGATGTCTCGCGGCGCGGCCTTCGATATACAGGCGGTGTGTACCGGGTTTATTTATGCGCTCGATGTCGCGGATAAATTTATTAAATGTGGCACGGCGCAGCGCGCGCTCGTGGTTGGCGCGGAGACGTTTTCGCGCATCATCGATTGGACCGACAGGAGCACCTGCGTTTTGTTCGGCGACGGCGCCGGGGCGG
This window of the Pseudomonadota bacterium genome carries:
- a CDS encoding ketoacyl-ACP synthase III translates to MRYSRIIGTGAYLPERVLTNADLERMIDTSDEWIVARTGVRKRHIAAEGESTCDLAERAARLAIEAAGVAVSDLDLIVLATTTPDRIFPSTACLLQGRLGMSRGAAFDIQAVCTGFIYALDVADKFIKCGTAQRALVVGAETFSRIIDWTDRSTCVLFGDGAGAVVIEAGEEPGVLSSHLHSDGRFEHLLHVPAGVSQGFKHLANGEAYVKMQGGEVFKAAVKALDRIVDEVLEANNLRPGDIDWLVPHQANARIIVATAKKLRLPLSRVVMTVDEHANTSAASVPLALDTAVRDGRIKRGETLLLEAFGGGFTWGATLLKY